A region of the Bacillus sp. NP247 genome:
TTATGAAGATAATACGTTTGATTATGTAACGATTGGTTTTGGGTTACGTAACGTTCCGGATTACATGCAAGTATTAAAAGAAATGACGCGTGTAGTAAAGCCTGGTGGAAAAGTAATTTGCCTGGAAACATCCCAACCAACGATGATAGGTTTTCGTCAAGGATATGTCTTATACTTTAAATATATCATGCCGTTATTTGGAAAGATGTTTGCGAAAAGTTATAAAGAATATTCATGGCTTCAGGAATCTGCTAGTACATTCCCAGGGATGAAAGAGTTAGCAAATATGTTTGAAGAAGCTGGGCTTAAGAATGTGCAAGTGAAACCATTTACTTTTGGTGTAGCAGCTATGCATTTAGGTATTAAACCAGAATCAAAATAGAAAAAAGAAAAAAGACGTTTTAGGTTAAGGTGAACAATATGAAGTTACAACTTATGTACTCTTTTTTACGATCGGATATTAATGTTATAGAAAAAGAATTGAAGAAGACAGTTGCTTCTGAGCAGCCGTTAGTAGAAGAAGCGGCATTACAGCTTATTGAAGCAGGTGGGAAGCGGATTCGCCCTGTTTTTGTTTTGCTTGCAGGGAAATTTGGGGATTATAAGTTAGATGCAATTAAGCATGTTGCGGTTGCATTAGAACTTATTCATATGGCTTCGCTTGTTCACGATGATGTCATTGATGCTGCGTTTGTACGACGCGGTAGCGCAACAGTGAATGCGAAATGGGGAGATCGTATTGCAATGTATACAGGAGACTACTTGTTTGCGAAGTCTCTTGAATGTATAACAAATATAGAAATTCCAGATGCACATCAAGCGTTGTCTCATACAATTTTAGAAGTTTGTAAAGGTGAAATCGAACAAATTAAAGATAAGTATAACTATGATCAAAATTTAAGAACGTATTTAAGAAGGATAAAACGAAAAACAGCATTGTTAATCGCCGCGAGTTGTCAGTTGGGAGCGATTGCTGCTGGTGCTAATCGTGATACTGTAAATCGTCTATTTTGGTATGGATATTTTGTTGGTATGTCTTATCAAATTATTGATGATATTTTAGATTTCGTATCGACAGAAGAGAAGCTTGGAAAGCCTGCTGGTGGTGATTTATTACAAGGTAACATTACATTACCTGTTTTGTATGCCATGGAAGATCCAGTTCTTCGTCAGAAAATTACATCTGTGCATGAAAATACAACAGCAAGTGAAATGAAAGAAATTATTGATGATATTAAAGCGAGCGAAGCTATTGATAAAGCATTTTCGTTTAGTGAACGTTATTTACATAAAGCATTAGAAATAATAAAACCACTCCCTCGTGGACAGGCGAAGTACGCGTTGCAAAATGTTGCAAAGTATATTGGAAAACGAAAATTTTAGTGATTTTTCTAAAAAATAAAATAATCTCTCTATTTCAAAACTATTGCACAATTGTGATAAGGGTGTTAATATGTGTGTGGGGATATACAATTACATACATAATTCAGAAGTGGAGAGATTTTTTATGGAAAAAACATTTCTAATGGTAAAACCAGACGGTGTACAACGTGCCTTCATTGGGGAAATTGTAGCTCGTTTTGAGAAAAAGGGCTTTCAATTAGTTGGTGCAAAATTAATGCAAGTTACTCCGAAAATTGCTGAACAACACTACGGTGAGCATAAAGAAAGACCTTTCTTTGGTGAATTAGTAGACTTTATTACATCTGGCCCTGTATTCGCAATGGTATGGCAAGGTGAAAATGTAGTAGATACAGCACGCAATATGATGGGTAAAACACGACCACATGAAGCTGATATGGGAACAATTCGCGGAGATTTCGGTGTAACTGTTGCGAAAAACATAATCCACGGTTCGGATTCTTTAGAAAGTGCAGAGCGCGAGATTGCTATTTTCTTTAAGGAAGAAGAATTAGTAGACTACTCAAAATTAATGAATCAATGGATTTACTAATTATTTTGAAATAATTTGTAAACGCTTTAATAACTGTGATAATAGTAAAAAGTGCAAGAAGAATAGGGGTATTCTTCTTGCACTTTTTTATTTCGATCAGTTACGAAGTTAGGACTGTTATGATATATTGGTATGTAAAGTAAAAGGTCTACTATTATGAAAATAATAGAACAATTACAAGTAGGGAAAGCAAACACTCGATTTACTATATAATTTCTTTGTATTTTAAAGA
Encoded here:
- the menG gene encoding 2-heptaprenyl-1,4-naphthoquinone methyltransferase, whose amino-acid sequence is MQQSKEERVHDVFEKISDKYDVMNSVISFQRHKAWRKETMRIMDVKPGSKALDVCCGTADWTIALAGAVGEDGKVYGLDFSENMLAVGKQKVEALELKQVELMHGNAMELPYEDNTFDYVTIGFGLRNVPDYMQVLKEMTRVVKPGGKVICLETSQPTMIGFRQGYVLYFKYIMPLFGKMFAKSYKEYSWLQESASTFPGMKELANMFEEAGLKNVQVKPFTFGVAAMHLGIKPESK
- the hepT gene encoding heptaprenyl diphosphate synthase component II, coding for MKLQLMYSFLRSDINVIEKELKKTVASEQPLVEEAALQLIEAGGKRIRPVFVLLAGKFGDYKLDAIKHVAVALELIHMASLVHDDVIDAAFVRRGSATVNAKWGDRIAMYTGDYLFAKSLECITNIEIPDAHQALSHTILEVCKGEIEQIKDKYNYDQNLRTYLRRIKRKTALLIAASCQLGAIAAGANRDTVNRLFWYGYFVGMSYQIIDDILDFVSTEEKLGKPAGGDLLQGNITLPVLYAMEDPVLRQKITSVHENTTASEMKEIIDDIKASEAIDKAFSFSERYLHKALEIIKPLPRGQAKYALQNVAKYIGKRKF
- the ndk gene encoding nucleoside-diphosphate kinase codes for the protein MEKTFLMVKPDGVQRAFIGEIVARFEKKGFQLVGAKLMQVTPKIAEQHYGEHKERPFFGELVDFITSGPVFAMVWQGENVVDTARNMMGKTRPHEADMGTIRGDFGVTVAKNIIHGSDSLESAEREIAIFFKEEELVDYSKLMNQWIY